In a single window of the Portunus trituberculatus isolate SZX2019 chromosome 9, ASM1759143v1, whole genome shotgun sequence genome:
- the LOC123501600 gene encoding ubiquinone/menaquinone biosynthesis C-methyltransferase UbiE-like: MWPAGRRVVSVVPRLALTAARCTATASGHAKGEYSTDKETHFGFKNVSEEEKAQKVHQVFENVADKYDLMNDLMSGFIHRAWKDQFVSRLQPRPHTRLLDVAGGTGDIVFRYIQHLHHASGGSRVGAAAPPKYATTDSSTSDSSSDSDSESSQRLYEISVCDISENMLGVGQQRAKALGHHGIDWVCGDAQQLPFEEGEFDCYTIAFGIRNVVDVQKALEEAYRVLRPGGRFMCLEFSHVKNSLMRWAYDQYSLNVIPPMGQVVAGDWASYQYLVESIRKFPDQETFKEMIEEAGFRNVTYENLTLGVAAIHSGFKI, translated from the exons ATGTGGCCAGCGGGTCGGcgggtggtgagtgtggtgcctcgcctcgccctcaCAGCGGCCCGGTGCACCGCCACGGCCTCGGGGCACGCCAAGGGAGAGTACTCCACTGACAAGGAGACTCACTTCGGGTTTAAAAATgtgtcagaagaggaaaaggcacAGAAAG TGCACCAGGTGTTTGAGAACGTGGCTGATAAGTATGACCTGATGAATGACCTCATGTCGGGGTTCATTCACCGGGCGTGGAAGGACCAGTTTGTGTCCCGCCTGCAGCCCAGACCCCACACCAGGCTGCTGGATGTGGCGGGTGGCACAG GAGACATTGTGTTCCGCTACATCCAGCACCTTCACCATGCCAGTGGGGGTTCTAGAGTAGGTGCTGCAGCCCCTCCCAAGTACGCCACCACTGACAGCAGCACCAGCGACAGTAGCAGTGACAGTGATAGTGAAAGTAGCCAGCGACTGTATGAG ATCAGCGTGTGTGACATCAGTGAAAACATGCTGGGTGTGGGGCAGCAGCGGGCGAAGGCTCTGGGCCACCACGGCATTGACTGGGTGTGTGGTGACGCCCAGCAGCTTCCCTTCGAGGAGGGCGAGTTTGACTGCTACACGATAGCTTTTGGCATCAGGAATGTGGTGGACGTTCAGAAG GCGCTGGAAGAAGCCTACAGAGTGCTGAGGCCGGGGGGACGATTCATGTGTCTGGAGTTTAGCCACGTGAAAAATTCTCTCATGCgatg GGCGTATGATCAGTACTCCCTCAATGTGATCCCCCCCATGGGTCAGGTGGTGGCGGGGGACTGGGCCAGCTATCAGTACCTAGTGGAGAGCATCAGAAAGTTTCCAGACCAG GAAACGTTTAAGGAAATGATAGAAGAGGCTGGATTTAGAAACGTGACCTATGAGAACCTGACGCTGGGAGTTGCCGCCATCCACAGCGGGTTCAAAATATAA